In Pleurocapsa sp. PCC 7319, the following are encoded in one genomic region:
- a CDS encoding SgcJ/EcaC family oxidoreductase produces MENHPLKQEIAKADKAIGDRDFDTVASCYSEDAVLVVKPGTLVQGREAIKEAHKKISDYFNDSLKVSQSDMVIIEAGNIALVLSKTYIESPKKLDSEFSTERDAIYVYKKTTDGKWLCAIDNSYGVELLETSI; encoded by the coding sequence ATGGAGAACCATCCCCTAAAGCAAGAAATAGCCAAAGCAGACAAAGCGATCGGCGATCGCGATTTTGATACTGTAGCCAGTTGCTATAGTGAAGATGCGGTATTGGTGGTTAAGCCTGGGACGCTGGTACAAGGTCGTGAAGCGATTAAAGAGGCACATAAGAAAATTTCTGACTACTTTAACGACAGTCTGAAAGTGTCACAAAGTGACATGGTTATAATTGAGGCTGGAAATATAGCCTTGGTTTTATCAAAAACCTATATCGAGTCTCCTAAAAAGCTAGATTCAGAGTTTTCCACTGAAAGAGATGCAATTTACGTCTATAAAAAGACTACTGATGGCAAGTGGTTGTGTGCTATTGATAATTCATACGGCGTAGAGCTATTAGAAACAAGTATCTAA
- a CDS encoding efflux RND transporter permease subunit, whose product MFIETFIKRPVLTIVCSIVVLLVGLVSIPTLPVEQYPDISPVQVVVTANYIGASAEVVEKTVTTVLERQINGVDGMKYLNSISSEDGTSQIIVTFDQGYNIDIAAVDVLNRVSLAEPQLPDLVRQTGVSVTKQSSNFLLGMAVFSQEEGKYDSNFISNYADLYVLDEIRRIRGVANIVPFGERRYAMRLWLDPQRLASRGITAQDVVDALNEQNLEVGAGRIGQPPAKDGQMYQLTLKAVGRLKEASQFEEMILQSGSDGTLIKLKDVGRAELGAENYETFAKYSGRNAVGYGIQQAPGSNALEVANAVKAKVAELAEDFPPGIDYEIPYDPSLFVVESGREVVRTLAKAVLLVVLVLFIFLQNWRATLVPAIVIPISLIGTFAFIKLFGFSINSLTLFGLTLATGMVVDDAIVVVEDIVAKVQEQGMQPHVAAMEAMRELSSAVIATSLVLLAVFVPVAFFPGTTGQLYKQFALTIAFSIVISTFNALSLTPSLSALLLRQGQQPQGWLGRVFAVFNRGIDCLRQGYRGILSPLSRIKAFIVGLFIFFLLLTVWMYQNVPTAFLPEEDQGYLIKLIQAPEGTSLAYTEQVVDKSDRYFEDIPEVAGTFSIGGFGFTGNIANVATTFTPFIPWSDRLKSEQSAQGILGQVIDKLMAIPDARVFAINPPTIQGLGNFGGFVFQLQDRGNNDIQTFLQFAGQILEKANQAPELENVFTTYTANSPQLLLEIDRNQAKAVEVEIDDILNTLQIFLGSRYVNDFNEFGRTYRVYIQADKEFRSNPEDIGKLYVRSAQNQMIPLSNLVQVTPVTGPQIINHYNLLRSIEINGAAASGYSSGQAIAAMERIAAEILPKNMDYEWSGISLEEIESGGQAPIIFGLGVFFVFLVLAAQYENFVDPFIILLAVPLAILGALSAASLRGFPNDVYCQVGLVMLIGLASKNSILIVEFANQLREQGIPIAKAALEAAQQRLRPIIMTAISTLLGIFPLVVATGAGSASRQSLGTAVFGGMVIATVLSLFIVPILYIIVAKQLRD is encoded by the coding sequence ATGTTTATCGAAACTTTTATCAAGCGACCAGTTTTAACCATTGTCTGTTCGATCGTCGTCTTGTTAGTGGGATTAGTCAGTATTCCCACTTTACCTGTCGAACAGTATCCTGATATCAGCCCCGTGCAAGTGGTAGTAACTGCCAACTATATTGGAGCCAGTGCAGAAGTAGTCGAAAAAACCGTCACCACAGTTTTAGAAAGGCAGATTAATGGTGTTGATGGGATGAAGTATCTTAATTCGATTAGCTCTGAAGATGGCACTAGTCAGATTATAGTTACCTTCGATCAGGGTTATAACATCGACATTGCTGCAGTTGATGTTCTCAATCGAGTGTCTTTGGCTGAACCACAATTACCAGATTTAGTTAGACAAACTGGGGTTTCTGTAACTAAGCAATCCAGTAATTTTCTCCTGGGCATGGCAGTTTTTAGCCAAGAAGAAGGTAAATATGACAGTAACTTTATCAGTAACTATGCCGATCTCTATGTCTTAGATGAAATTAGAAGAATTAGAGGGGTAGCTAATATTGTCCCCTTTGGTGAACGCCGTTATGCTATGCGCTTGTGGTTAGACCCTCAAAGATTAGCTAGTCGGGGTATTACGGCTCAAGATGTGGTTGATGCCCTCAACGAGCAAAACCTAGAAGTTGGAGCAGGAAGGATTGGTCAACCTCCAGCTAAAGACGGACAAATGTATCAACTTACCCTCAAGGCTGTAGGTAGGTTGAAAGAAGCGTCTCAATTTGAGGAAATGATTCTGCAATCGGGTTCGGATGGGACCCTGATTAAGCTCAAAGATGTGGGACGAGCTGAATTAGGAGCTGAAAATTATGAAACCTTTGCTAAGTATAGTGGTCGGAATGCAGTAGGTTATGGCATTCAGCAAGCTCCTGGCAGTAATGCTTTAGAAGTTGCCAATGCTGTCAAAGCCAAAGTAGCTGAACTAGCGGAAGATTTTCCCCCAGGAATAGACTATGAAATTCCTTACGACCCTAGTTTGTTTGTAGTTGAGTCGGGAAGGGAAGTGGTGCGAACTCTAGCTAAAGCAGTGTTGTTAGTAGTCCTGGTGCTGTTTATCTTTTTACAGAACTGGCGAGCTACCCTCGTTCCTGCGATTGTGATACCGATTTCCTTGATTGGAACTTTTGCCTTTATCAAATTATTTGGGTTTTCTATTAATAGTCTGACTCTATTTGGTTTAACTCTCGCTACAGGGATGGTAGTTGATGATGCGATCGTAGTAGTAGAAGACATTGTGGCTAAAGTACAGGAACAGGGAATGCAACCCCATGTAGCAGCGATGGAGGCAATGCGAGAACTTTCAAGTGCCGTAATTGCAACTTCTTTGGTTCTCTTGGCGGTTTTTGTACCTGTAGCCTTTTTCCCTGGAACTACTGGGCAGCTTTATAAACAATTTGCTCTGACTATTGCTTTTTCGATTGTTATTTCTACTTTCAATGCTTTAAGTTTGACACCTTCGCTTTCCGCTTTACTTTTACGTCAAGGACAACAGCCACAAGGTTGGTTAGGCAGAGTTTTTGCTGTATTTAATCGTGGCATAGACTGCTTGCGTCAAGGATATCGGGGTATATTATCGCCCTTAAGTCGGATTAAAGCCTTTATTGTGGGGCTATTTATCTTCTTTTTGTTGTTAACAGTCTGGATGTATCAAAATGTACCCACGGCATTTTTGCCAGAAGAAGACCAGGGCTATTTGATTAAACTGATTCAAGCACCAGAAGGAACTTCTTTAGCCTACACCGAGCAAGTAGTCGATAAGTCCGATCGCTATTTTGAGGATATACCTGAAGTGGCAGGGACGTTTTCGATTGGCGGCTTTGGTTTTACTGGTAACATAGCCAATGTTGCCACTACTTTTACCCCTTTTATACCCTGGAGCGATCGCCTAAAATCCGAACAGTCAGCCCAGGGAATTCTCGGTCAGGTAATCGACAAACTGATGGCAATTCCCGATGCTAGGGTCTTCGCCATTAATCCACCCACAATTCAGGGTTTAGGAAATTTTGGAGGCTTTGTATTTCAGCTTCAAGACCGAGGCAATAATGATATTCAGACTTTCTTACAATTTGCCGGTCAGATCCTAGAAAAAGCTAATCAGGCTCCCGAACTGGAAAACGTCTTTACTACTTATACGGCTAATTCCCCCCAACTATTGTTGGAAATTGATCGTAATCAAGCCAAGGCTGTAGAAGTCGAGATTGATGATATTCTCAATACACTTCAAATTTTCCTCGGTTCACGTTATGTCAACGACTTTAATGAGTTTGGTAGAACTTATCGGGTATACATTCAAGCTGACAAGGAGTTTCGCTCTAACCCCGAAGATATCGGCAAACTCTATGTTCGTTCTGCCCAAAATCAGATGATTCCTCTGAGCAATTTAGTCCAAGTAACTCCTGTAACAGGACCACAGATCATCAATCATTACAATTTGCTTCGTTCAATTGAAATCAATGGTGCTGCTGCTTCAGGTTATAGTTCTGGTCAGGCGATCGCTGCTATGGAACGGATCGCGGCTGAAATTTTACCTAAGAATATGGATTATGAATGGTCGGGAATTTCCTTAGAAGAAATTGAATCTGGCGGTCAAGCCCCAATTATTTTCGGCTTAGGAGTGTTCTTTGTCTTCCTAGTTCTAGCGGCTCAATATGAAAACTTTGTCGATCCGTTTATTATTCTACTGGCAGTTCCTCTTGCCATCTTGGGCGCACTATCAGCAGCTTCTCTCAGAGGTTTTCCCAATGATGTTTATTGTCAGGTAGGTTTAGTGATGTTGATCGGCTTGGCTAGTAAAAATTCAATTCTGATTGTGGAGTTTGCCAACCAACTTAGAGAACAAGGTATTCCCATTGCTAAAGCGGCCCTAGAAGCAGCACAGCAGCGATTACGACCAATTATTATGACGGCAATTTCTACACTGCTGGGAATTTTTCCACTAGTTGTAGCTACAGGGGCGGGTTCGGCTAGTCGTCAATCACTGGGGACAGCAGTATTTGGTGGCATGGTAATTGCTACAGTTCTGAGTCTGTTTATTGTGCCCATACTTTATATTATTGTGGCGAAGCAATTGAGGGATTAA
- a CDS encoding MBL fold metallo-hydrolase, translating to MTIEILTITTPFALNISVNCYLVKIGNDYILIDTGMPNQRSTIETKLRNAGCHSGNLKLIILTHGDIDHCGNAAYFRQKFGTKIAMHHADLGMVERGDMFWNRRKPNIFIKIIFSLLFGLDRSDRFKPDLYLKDGDKLAKYGLDAQVLDLLGHSKGSIGVLLADQNLFCGDLLGNTDQPKLWSIIDDPLAASASVKKLKSLGINTVYPGHGKPFLMEQFNHNN from the coding sequence ATGACTATAGAAATTCTCACCATTACCACTCCTTTTGCATTAAATATTTCCGTAAATTGCTACCTTGTTAAAATCGGCAATGATTATATCTTGATCGACACGGGGATGCCAAATCAGCGCAGCACTATTGAAACAAAACTGAGAAATGCAGGCTGCCATTCGGGCAATCTTAAGCTAATTATCCTAACTCATGGAGATATAGACCACTGTGGAAATGCTGCATATTTTCGTCAAAAGTTTGGGACAAAAATAGCTATGCATCATGCCGATCTGGGCATGGTCGAACGGGGAGATATGTTCTGGAATCGCCGAAAACCAAATATTTTTATTAAGATAATATTTAGTCTGTTGTTTGGATTAGATAGATCGGACAGATTTAAACCAGATCTGTATCTCAAAGATGGAGATAAACTTGCTAAATATGGATTAGATGCTCAAGTTCTCGATCTTCTTGGTCATTCAAAAGGCTCAATCGGCGTTTTATTAGCTGATCAAAATTTATTCTGCGGGGATTTATTAGGAAATACCGATCAACCAAAACTCTGGTCGATAATTGACGATCCCTTGGCAGCAAGTGCCAGTGTCAAAAAACTCAAAAGTTTAGGAATAAATACTGTTTATCCTGGACACGGGAAACCCTTTTTAATGGAACAGTTCAATCATAACAACTAA
- a CDS encoding MarR family winged helix-turn-helix transcriptional regulator — protein sequence MSTRFTKRDIPMVESQSLQLFFGATKMNEQISLYLSNALKERGYQSITPCVLRFLSALECGTNYGSEIARSLCISRQMVAKKVKELCCMGYLEQVDGKGKQKEILFTELGEHLMSDSRQLLAELDEILCEKLDRSSLQETVERLKGIQAIVSHIDRD from the coding sequence ATGTCAACCAGGTTTACAAAAAGAGACATTCCGATGGTGGAGAGTCAATCGCTCCAATTGTTTTTTGGCGCAACAAAGATGAACGAACAAATATCTCTTTACCTATCCAATGCTTTGAAAGAGAGGGGATATCAATCTATAACTCCTTGTGTTCTCAGATTTCTGAGCGCGCTAGAATGTGGCACTAACTATGGTTCAGAAATTGCCCGCAGCCTGTGCATCTCTAGGCAAATGGTTGCCAAAAAAGTAAAAGAATTATGCTGTATGGGATATTTAGAGCAAGTTGACGGCAAAGGAAAACAAAAGGAAATACTATTTACCGAATTAGGCGAACACTTAATGTCAGATTCAAGACAACTTCTAGCAGAACTTGATGAGATTTTATGTGAAAAACTTGATCGATCTTCGCTTCAAGAAACAGTCGAGAGATTAAAAGGCATTCAAGCAATCGTGTCACATATTGATCGAGATTAA
- the eis gene encoding enhanced intracellular survival protein Eis: MYQYISTPNTQQLERLGEIDCQCFGSLLSEWQPYLDRIGEENFRIITRQDQVIGGLAIYHMGQWFGGKTVPMAGIAAVGVAPEYRGQGVANRLLKQTIQELHRQQIPISALYPATQIPYRQVGYEQGGSYCKWKLPTASIQLRERDLTLERIEVSDRRIADIYRQQSRLNNGNLERAQAIWESVLEPPKEGTLYAYLIGSPDRPEGYIIFTQEKKQIAIADWALLTAAAAKRVWTFLGDHRSQIKEVTWWGSPVNPFLLLLPEQSAIVEKQENWMLRVIDLPTALTKRGYPPELSAELHLDIKDELLPANNGKFCLQVSQGKGEVSRGGNGDFQLNICHFASLYAGFLSPTQLKQLNYIQATPAALATASLIFSGDRPWMPDFF; the protein is encoded by the coding sequence ATGTACCAATATATTTCTACCCCTAATACCCAACAACTCGAACGGTTGGGAGAAATTGATTGTCAGTGTTTTGGTTCTCTTCTATCAGAATGGCAGCCATATCTCGATCGTATTGGTGAAGAAAATTTCCGTATAATTACTCGTCAAGACCAAGTAATCGGCGGTTTGGCAATTTATCATATGGGTCAGTGGTTTGGCGGTAAAACCGTACCAATGGCAGGAATTGCTGCTGTTGGTGTCGCTCCCGAATATCGAGGACAAGGTGTCGCCAATCGGCTTTTAAAACAGACGATTCAAGAGCTACATCGTCAGCAAATTCCTATTTCTGCGTTGTATCCTGCAACCCAAATACCCTATCGCCAGGTAGGATACGAACAGGGCGGTAGTTACTGTAAATGGAAATTACCAACAGCCAGCATTCAGCTACGGGAAAGGGATTTGACTCTGGAACGAATTGAAGTAAGCGATCGCCGTATTGCCGATATTTATCGCCAACAGTCTCGGTTGAATAACGGAAACTTAGAACGCGCTCAAGCCATTTGGGAGTCAGTTTTAGAACCTCCAAAAGAAGGAACGCTCTATGCTTATCTAATTGGTTCGCCCGATCGTCCAGAAGGCTATATAATTTTCACTCAAGAAAAGAAGCAAATCGCGATCGCAGATTGGGCATTGTTAACCGCAGCAGCAGCCAAGCGAGTATGGACATTTCTAGGAGATCATCGATCGCAAATTAAAGAAGTAACCTGGTGGGGTTCTCCTGTTAATCCTTTCCTACTACTTTTACCCGAACAAAGTGCGATCGTAGAGAAACAGGAAAATTGGATGTTGCGAGTTATCGATTTACCTACTGCACTGACAAAGCGGGGTTATCCACCAGAATTGTCAGCAGAATTACATTTAGATATTAAAGATGAATTGCTCCCTGCTAATAATGGTAAGTTTTGTTTGCAAGTGTCTCAAGGAAAAGGAGAGGTAAGTCGAGGAGGAAATGGTGATTTCCAACTCAATATTTGTCATTTTGCCTCCCTTTATGCAGGCTTTTTGAGTCCTACTCAGTTAAAGCAGCTAAACTATATACAAGCTACTCCCGCGGCTTTAGCAACAGCAAGTTTAATTTTTTCAGGCGATCGCCCTTGGATGCCAGACTTCTTTTGA
- a CDS encoding HD domain-containing protein, producing the protein MKNQASTMFFDDSVYGTFTISEPILQELIASEPLQRLQDISMAGYAEPFFPDSYHSRFEHSVGVCYLLSHFGASLEEQIAGLLHDISHTAFSHCIDYALSEGSQTHHTFQDDAFETFVTHSVIPQILQKYQFKAQDFFDESRFPLLEQSLPSLCADRIDYVLRAGIHHRVIDRPTIQEFLDGLGIIDRQWVFKNSQLARKFAEFFRHINDKYYSSLESAVMLCSVGNLLKHSLSQGYINRDELFQSDRQILAKITPHLQKDLHLLQYWQQMNDRIEVENNSQNFDILVRCKSRIVDPLCLVGGQVQTLSQYHSDWQDAIVQDSQPRVYHLKFHH; encoded by the coding sequence ATGAAGAATCAAGCTAGCACAATGTTTTTTGATGATAGTGTCTACGGAACTTTCACGATTAGCGAACCCATACTTCAAGAACTAATCGCCAGCGAGCCTTTACAACGCCTCCAAGACATTAGTATGGCAGGATATGCAGAGCCATTTTTTCCTGACTCTTACCACAGTCGTTTTGAACACTCGGTTGGGGTTTGTTATCTATTGTCTCATTTTGGTGCATCTTTGGAAGAGCAGATAGCAGGACTGTTACACGATATTTCCCACACTGCTTTTTCTCATTGTATAGATTATGCTCTCTCAGAAGGTTCTCAGACACACCATACTTTCCAAGATGATGCTTTTGAAACTTTTGTAACCCACAGCGTCATCCCTCAGATTCTCCAAAAGTATCAGTTCAAGGCGCAAGATTTCTTTGATGAGTCTCGTTTTCCTCTATTAGAACAATCCTTACCAAGTCTTTGTGCCGATCGCATTGATTATGTTTTGCGTGCTGGTATTCATCATCGAGTTATCGATCGCCCAACCATTCAAGAATTTTTAGATGGGCTTGGTATCATCGATCGACAATGGGTTTTTAAAAATTCTCAACTAGCACGGAAATTTGCGGAATTTTTCCGCCATATCAACGATAAATACTACTCTAGTTTGGAATCAGCCGTGATGTTATGCAGTGTTGGCAACTTGCTCAAACATAGTCTGAGTCAAGGTTACATCAATCGAGACGAATTATTTCAAAGCGATCGCCAGATATTAGCTAAAATTACGCCCCATCTTCAAAAAGATTTGCATCTGTTGCAGTATTGGCAGCAAATGAACGATCGGATTGAAGTAGAAAATAATTCCCAAAACTTTGATATTTTGGTTCGCTGTAAATCGCGGATAGTCGATCCACTGTGTTTGGTTGGCGGACAAGTGCAAACCCTATCTCAGTATCATTCAGATTGGCAAGATGCGATCGTCCAAGATTCTCAGCCAAGAGTGTATCATCTCAAATTTCATCATTAG
- a CDS encoding bifunctional 2-polyprenyl-6-hydroxyphenol methylase/3-demethylubiquinol 3-O-methyltransferase UbiG, which produces MKQWYEELYEDYGVKYDRESFTHGTIGECDFLEQEINYNKNCKILDIGCGTGRHSIELAKRGYTVVGIDLSESLLQRAREKAVEQNLQIDFLQCDARNLTYLNEFDLVIMLCEGGFTLMETDEMNFQILQNAANALKPEGKMIFTTLNALFPLFHSVKEFLDSQVKEENSTLDNISFDLMTFRESSTVYFEDDLGNKKELQCNERYYAPSEITWLSKRLDFTTIEIFGAKLGAFSRDDQLTTEDFEMLVIAEG; this is translated from the coding sequence ATGAAACAGTGGTACGAAGAGTTATATGAAGATTATGGAGTGAAATACGACCGCGAAAGTTTCACTCATGGAACTATTGGAGAATGCGATTTTCTCGAACAAGAGATTAATTACAACAAAAACTGCAAAATATTAGATATAGGATGTGGAACGGGCAGGCATTCTATTGAATTAGCTAAAAGAGGATACACAGTCGTCGGGATCGATTTGTCAGAATCACTTTTGCAACGTGCTAGAGAAAAAGCCGTCGAACAAAATCTGCAAATTGATTTCCTACAATGTGATGCCAGAAATCTTACTTATTTAAACGAATTTGATTTGGTTATTATGCTCTGTGAAGGTGGATTTACCTTGATGGAAACTGATGAGATGAATTTTCAAATTCTCCAGAATGCTGCCAATGCTTTAAAGCCAGAAGGAAAAATGATTTTTACCACTTTGAATGCTTTGTTTCCTCTGTTTCATTCTGTCAAAGAATTTCTCGATTCCCAAGTCAAAGAAGAAAATTCAACCCTTGATAATATTTCATTCGATCTAATGACTTTTCGGGAATCTAGCACTGTGTATTTTGAAGACGATCTGGGAAACAAAAAAGAACTGCAATGTAATGAAAGATATTATGCGCCATCTGAAATAACTTGGCTATCAAAGAGGCTTGATTTTACAACTATTGAGATATTTGGCGCAAAACTAGGTGCTTTTAGCCGAGATGATCAATTAACCACTGAAGATTTTGAAATGCTAGTCATAGCCGAAGGCTAA
- a CDS encoding DUF2267 domain-containing protein — MPVPLEYERASGRFYDYLVDARDTAGLWSTHVAYTMTQGVFHTFRHRLSTKDAIAFANVLPICLRALFVTDWNTDEPTKPFENREVMTQEVKSLRSEHNFSTDTAISDVAGALRRHVDEEAFDRLLTQLPVGAVEFWEI, encoded by the coding sequence ATGCCAGTACCTTTAGAATATGAGCGCGCTTCAGGTCGATTCTATGATTATTTAGTAGACGCGCGGGATACGGCAGGGCTTTGGAGTACTCACGTAGCTTATACAATGACTCAGGGGGTATTTCACACGTTTCGTCACCGACTTTCAACGAAAGACGCTATTGCTTTTGCTAATGTACTACCGATTTGCCTGAGAGCGCTCTTTGTTACCGACTGGAATACAGATGAGCCGACAAAGCCATTCGAGAATCGTGAAGTTATGACGCAGGAGGTAAAGTCGTTGCGTTCGGAACACAATTTTTCTACGGATACGGCGATTAGTGATGTGGCTGGTGCTTTGCGAAGGCATGTAGATGAAGAAGCCTTCGATCGCCTGCTTACCCAGTTACCAGTAGGTGCAGTGGAGTTTTGGGAAATATAA
- a CDS encoding efflux RND transporter periplasmic adaptor subunit, which yields MKSSEFANPFNEKFEEFESSPAENRPSKWLWVLLSLTILCGGGVSWLWLKQNNAPLTTENQSTPAIPVRLQQLEVSKINNTSEFVGALEARQRVNLRPEAEGRIVNILISSGDNVNQGTPLIQLRPDKNQAQLNSAIARINSLKASLNRAESELRAAEAETSKEAAELELQKEELKRTSFLVSEGAQSAQDLDRVKRDRQAALASFEAAQKRIQAAEAAIEAANADLRQAEAEADLEQENLKDTEVVAPLTGNIGDIPVKIGDYVEITDTLTTITQNQALELRLAVSIEDTTKLSIGLPVELRTSPGGEPLIVGTISFISPTVDTTSQTVLAKANFPNPQGKLRDKQFVRARIIWEQVSGVLIPASAITRLGGQAFVFIAQNSETTKSEESTQTAEQRPVKLGSIQGNYYQVIDGVESGETLITSGLLNLSDGAVIMPESASSSTEASPSEFLAIGD from the coding sequence ATGAAATCTTCTGAATTTGCTAATCCGTTCAACGAGAAGTTTGAAGAATTTGAATCCTCCCCAGCAGAGAATCGTCCCTCAAAATGGCTCTGGGTATTGTTGAGTTTGACAATACTTTGTGGTGGCGGTGTCAGTTGGCTATGGCTGAAGCAAAATAATGCTCCTCTGACGACAGAGAATCAATCTACTCCTGCCATTCCCGTAAGACTGCAACAGTTAGAAGTTAGTAAAATTAATAATACTTCCGAATTTGTCGGCGCACTTGAGGCTCGTCAAAGAGTAAATTTACGACCAGAAGCCGAAGGAAGAATTGTCAACATTTTAATTAGTTCTGGCGACAATGTTAATCAAGGAACACCTCTAATTCAACTTCGACCCGATAAAAATCAGGCTCAACTAAATAGTGCGATCGCGAGGATCAATTCTTTAAAAGCCTCTCTTAACCGAGCTGAATCAGAACTCAGAGCAGCTGAAGCAGAAACATCTAAGGAGGCAGCAGAGTTAGAGTTACAAAAAGAAGAATTGAAACGGACAAGTTTTCTAGTTTCCGAAGGAGCGCAATCCGCCCAAGATCTAGACCGAGTTAAACGCGATCGCCAAGCTGCCCTGGCTAGCTTTGAAGCGGCTCAAAAGCGAATCCAAGCTGCGGAAGCGGCGATAGAGGCTGCTAATGCCGATCTTAGGCAAGCAGAAGCAGAAGCAGATTTAGAACAGGAAAATCTAAAAGATACAGAAGTAGTTGCCCCACTGACAGGAAATATCGGCGATATTCCCGTCAAGATTGGAGATTATGTCGAAATTACTGACACTCTAACCACAATTACCCAAAACCAAGCTTTGGAATTACGTCTTGCTGTTTCGATTGAAGATACTACTAAATTAAGTATTGGTTTGCCAGTAGAACTCAGGACATCTCCAGGAGGAGAACCTTTAATAGTGGGCACGATTAGTTTTATCTCTCCTACAGTAGATACGACATCTCAGACTGTTTTGGCAAAAGCTAATTTTCCCAATCCCCAGGGGAAACTACGAGATAAGCAATTTGTTCGAGCCAGAATAATTTGGGAGCAAGTTTCAGGAGTTTTAATACCCGCTTCGGCGATTACCCGCTTGGGAGGTCAGGCATTTGTCTTTATTGCTCAAAATTCAGAAACTACCAAATCAGAAGAATCAACACAAACAGCTGAGCAACGTCCAGTCAAATTAGGTTCAATTCAAGGGAACTACTATCAAGTTATTGACGGGGTAGAGTCTGGAGAAACTCTGATTACTTCTGGTTTGTTAAATCTCTCTGATGGGGCTGTCATCATGCCCGAATCGGCAAGTTCTTCAACCGAAGCTTCTCCCTCTGAGTTTTTGGCTATTGGCGATTAG
- a CDS encoding DUF1330 domain-containing protein, with amino-acid sequence MQYSTENLINIYGSGQGLPTAKQWETLLSGDMNSPLTVVNFFKFSDRADSTLISGKEMAGREAFAVYVKTSVPKVSQVGGHFILRGIVEGSLIGDNSTQWDIVAIGQYPRREYFFKLFQDDEYQKAFKFRQAALEKQDVFLVSTV; translated from the coding sequence ATGCAATATTCAACCGAAAATCTGATTAATATTTATGGTTCTGGTCAAGGATTACCAACGGCTAAACAATGGGAAACTCTCCTTAGTGGGGATATGAACTCACCCCTGACAGTTGTTAACTTTTTCAAGTTTAGCGATCGCGCCGATTCAACTTTAATCAGTGGAAAAGAAATGGCTGGAAGGGAAGCCTTTGCAGTCTATGTTAAAACCAGTGTTCCTAAAGTTTCTCAGGTTGGCGGACATTTCATTCTCCGAGGGATTGTTGAAGGTAGTTTAATCGGAGATAATTCGACCCAATGGGATATTGTTGCGATTGGACAGTATCCTCGACGGGAGTACTTCTTCAAATTATTCCAAGATGATGAATATCAAAAGGCTTTTAAGTTTAGACAAGCAGCCTTAGAAAAACAAGATGTCTTTTTGGTTAGTACAGTGTAG
- a CDS encoding GNAT family N-acetyltransferase — protein sequence MQIRQYTDDDLKAVISSWESASKMAHPFLEEDFLAQERINIAELYLPNAETWVAELDGKVIGFIALIGNEVGGIFLQPSYHGKGIGKALMDKAQELRGSLEVEVFTKNSIGRKFYSNYGFEKIEEKVHDKTGNDLLRLKFIAAK from the coding sequence ATGCAAATACGACAATACACTGATGATGATTTGAAAGCAGTAATTTCATCTTGGGAGAGCGCTTCAAAGATGGCTCACCCATTTTTAGAAGAAGATTTTTTGGCGCAAGAGCGAATAAATATCGCTGAGTTATATCTGCCCAATGCGGAAACTTGGGTAGCCGAGCTAGACGGAAAGGTTATTGGGTTTATTGCACTCATAGGTAATGAAGTCGGTGGAATATTCTTACAACCTTCATATCACGGAAAAGGGATTGGTAAAGCTTTGATGGATAAAGCCCAGGAATTACGTGGAAGTCTTGAGGTTGAAGTATTCACTAAAAACTCGATAGGACGAAAATTCTACTCCAATTATGGGTTCGAGAAAATTGAAGAAAAAGTCCATGACAAAACAGGCAATGACTTGCTGCGCTTGAAGTTTATCGCTGCTAAGTAA